The proteins below come from a single Holdemania massiliensis genomic window:
- a CDS encoding PTS sugar transporter subunit IIC: MSKLDKITEKVMKFAQLRYVKIIMNAFMGIAAFSIGASLFSLVKSIPIGPWQTFLTTSGFGNVLSIPINMVSNLYAVMVVLCVGYETAKSFGQRPLPAAMVAFGSFMIVTPFEAPVSLVNEAGETVTGLASNVLSLSPLGSQGIFVAMLCGLIGARLYVFLLQKNIKIKMPDSIPPSVAGMFETMIPAGIVFILFMALRMGFAQTPYSTMQSFIYTMLQKPLMGIGANPVGAALYLMSGKLLWMFGIHGDMLTYATLGSIRSAAIQANMAAFAAGEAAPYLEWAMLTPITNVGILGLTILLLFSKAKQYKSLGQLSIATSIFNITEPVMFGFPIILNPIMALPCVLCPGICVMLTSMVMRMGLVAPLTGVALSNVIPTPIYFWMATNSISGLIWGLILVAVSVAIFLPFFKIAEKAAVKEEQKEIETSETAQ; encoded by the coding sequence ATGAGTAAACTGGATAAAATTACGGAGAAAGTCATGAAATTTGCCCAGCTGCGTTATGTAAAAATTATTATGAACGCCTTTATGGGCATCGCCGCTTTCTCCATCGGAGCATCGCTCTTTTCCCTAGTCAAATCGATTCCGATTGGTCCCTGGCAGACTTTCCTAACCACCAGCGGCTTCGGCAATGTTCTTTCAATTCCGATCAATATGGTTTCCAACCTTTATGCCGTCATGGTTGTTCTGTGTGTCGGTTATGAAACGGCAAAATCGTTTGGTCAGCGGCCGCTGCCGGCTGCCATGGTCGCCTTTGGTTCGTTTATGATCGTCACTCCGTTTGAAGCCCCAGTGAGTCTGGTGAACGAAGCCGGCGAAACTGTCACCGGCCTTGCCAGCAATGTGCTTTCTTTAAGTCCGTTGGGTTCGCAGGGAATCTTTGTCGCGATGCTCTGCGGTCTGATCGGCGCCCGTTTATATGTCTTCCTGCTGCAGAAAAATATCAAGATCAAAATGCCGGATTCGATTCCGCCTTCAGTTGCCGGCATGTTTGAAACAATGATTCCAGCGGGTATCGTCTTCATCTTGTTTATGGCTCTGCGCATGGGGTTTGCGCAGACACCGTACAGCACGATGCAGAGCTTTATTTACACGATGCTGCAGAAACCGCTGATGGGAATTGGCGCCAATCCAGTTGGAGCCGCCTTATATCTGATGTCCGGCAAGCTGTTGTGGATGTTCGGCATTCATGGCGATATGCTGACCTATGCTACTTTAGGTTCCATCCGTTCCGCCGCTATTCAAGCCAACATGGCTGCCTTTGCCGCTGGAGAAGCCGCTCCTTATCTGGAATGGGCGATGCTGACACCAATTACCAACGTCGGCATTCTGGGATTAACGATTCTGTTGTTGTTCTCCAAAGCAAAGCAATACAAAAGTTTGGGCCAGCTTTCCATCGCCACTTCGATTTTCAATATTACAGAACCGGTGATGTTTGGCTTCCCGATTATTTTAAACCCGATTATGGCGCTGCCGTGCGTCCTGTGTCCGGGAATCTGCGTCATGCTGACATCAATGGTCATGCGTATGGGCTTAGTCGCGCCTTTGACCGGCGTTGCCTTGTCCAATGTCATTCCGACGCCAATCTATTTCTGGATGGCCACCAATTCCATTTCCGGTTTAATTTGGGGTTTAATACTTGTCGCGGTATCAGTTGCCATCTTCTTACCGTTCTTCAAAATCGCAGAGAAAGCGGCAGTCAAAGAAGAACAAAAAGAAATCGAAACCAGCGAAACCGCACAATAG
- a CDS encoding glycoside hydrolase family 1 protein: MTGFPKDFLWGGATAANQCEGAWNEDGKGISIADVLTCGGLAKYTAEVPGVPESMKKHIAKMRGVTYRSDHQTGAAIAFKMNTYPETGIPVILEDEYYPNHQAIDHYHRYKEDLALFAKMGFKCYRMSIAWTRIYPTGEEDTPNETGLRFYDSLFDECLKYGIEPIVTLSHYEMPLALTLKYNGFADRRVIACYTKYVKTVFDRYQHKVKYWLTFNELNSVVHSGFINAGVFSKDRRLIETASYHQLLASAEVVRYAHQHYPQFQMGCMIGVSPAYPYSCRPEDNLAALKQNHQRDTYYPDVQMRGFIPEYKLIQLNQEGIALPIQPGDTELLKEGCCDFMAFSYYQTSVAAAQDESMQRTAGNMGSFIFNPHLKKSEWGWQIDPLGLRYTLNLFYDRYHKPLFIAENGLGAADVFNPDHTIHDPYRIEYLREHIQAIKAAIVEDGVQVFGYTPWGCIDLISCSTGQISKRYGFIYVDVDDAGQGTLNRYEKDSFAYYKRVIETNGEEL; the protein is encoded by the coding sequence ATGACAGGATTTCCTAAAGATTTTTTATGGGGCGGCGCCACGGCTGCCAATCAATGTGAAGGGGCTTGGAATGAGGATGGAAAAGGCATCAGCATCGCCGATGTTCTGACCTGCGGCGGCCTAGCTAAATATACGGCAGAAGTGCCCGGTGTACCAGAATCAATGAAAAAACACATTGCGAAAATGCGCGGCGTTACCTACCGCAGCGATCATCAGACCGGCGCGGCGATCGCGTTTAAGATGAACACTTATCCCGAAACCGGAATTCCGGTCATTTTGGAGGATGAATATTATCCGAATCATCAAGCGATCGACCACTATCACCGATATAAGGAGGATCTGGCACTCTTTGCCAAAATGGGCTTCAAATGTTATCGGATGTCCATCGCATGGACTCGGATTTATCCTACCGGTGAGGAAGACACGCCTAACGAAACGGGCCTGCGGTTCTATGACAGCCTTTTTGATGAATGCCTGAAATACGGCATCGAACCAATCGTCACACTTTCGCATTATGAAATGCCGCTGGCGCTGACCTTAAAATATAACGGCTTCGCGGATCGGCGCGTCATTGCGTGTTATACGAAATACGTGAAGACGGTCTTTGATCGTTACCAGCATAAAGTGAAATACTGGCTGACCTTCAACGAACTGAACTCCGTCGTCCACAGCGGCTTTATCAATGCCGGAGTCTTCTCAAAGGATCGCCGCCTGATCGAAACCGCCAGCTATCATCAGCTGTTGGCCAGTGCGGAAGTTGTCCGTTATGCGCACCAGCACTATCCGCAGTTTCAGATGGGCTGCATGATCGGCGTTTCCCCTGCCTATCCTTACAGCTGCAGGCCAGAGGACAATCTCGCCGCGTTAAAGCAGAACCACCAGCGCGACACCTATTATCCCGATGTCCAGATGCGCGGTTTCATCCCAGAATACAAGCTCATCCAGTTAAACCAAGAGGGCATTGCACTACCCATCCAGCCTGGTGATACTGAGCTTCTGAAGGAAGGCTGCTGCGACTTCATGGCCTTCAGCTATTACCAGACCAGCGTGGCTGCGGCTCAGGATGAATCGATGCAGCGGACTGCCGGCAACATGGGCAGCTTTATCTTCAATCCGCATTTAAAAAAGAGCGAATGGGGCTGGCAGATTGATCCGTTAGGGCTGCGCTATACCCTCAACTTATTTTACGACCGCTATCACAAACCGCTGTTCATTGCGGAAAACGGTTTGGGCGCAGCAGACGTATTCAACCCTGATCACACGATTCATGATCCCTACCGCATCGAATATCTGCGCGAGCACATTCAGGCGATCAAAGCTGCGATCGTTGAGGATGGTGTCCAGGTATTCGGCTATACACCTTGGGGCTGCATCGACTTGATCAGCTGCTCAACTGGGCAGATCTCAAAACGCTACGGTTTCATTTACGTCGATGTCGATGACGCGGGTCAAGGTACGCTGAACCGTTATGAAAAAGATTCCTTCGCCTATTACAAACGGGTGATAGAAACCAACGGGGAAGAGTTATAA
- a CDS encoding glycoside hydrolase family 1 protein, giving the protein MKKVPQGFPENFLWGGAVAACQIEGAYDVDGRGLSTSDIHRYDNHLDRAHIAKEGGGTRAEILAAAADTEGYYPKRYGIDFYHTYKEDLALLKEMGFRCFRTSISWSRIFPRGDEAEPSEKGLQFYDRLIDQIIQAGMEPIITISHYDIPLTLVTEYGGFANRKVIDFFVRYAGVLLERFKGKVKYWIVCNQVNLVPTVQFGSLGIYDDQAENMEELMYQAVHHQFVAGAQVVELAKTIDPQAKMGTMLADCTSYPATCRPEDVVLTMKRNRMQYFFSDVQLRGEYPVYALRYFEEKGIHLQIEEKDEELIKANPMQFLALSYYSTKIIDASKNGMDPRDSEQNPYLKPTPWEWRMDPLGFYNMLSQYWDRYQIPLLIAENGFGALDQVEADGSIHDPYRIDYYRQHIAQLKEAVKDGVEVIAYCAWGPIDIISSSSAEMSKRYGFIYVDQDDLGQGTKKRSRKDSFYWYQKVIATNGEDLS; this is encoded by the coding sequence ATGAAGAAAGTACCACAAGGATTTCCCGAAAATTTTTTATGGGGCGGAGCTGTCGCAGCCTGCCAGATTGAAGGGGCTTATGATGTTGACGGCCGCGGTCTTTCGACCTCGGATATTCATCGCTATGACAACCATCTCGACCGCGCTCACATCGCAAAGGAAGGTGGCGGAACCCGGGCGGAGATTTTAGCGGCGGCGGCCGATACCGAGGGCTATTATCCAAAACGCTATGGGATTGATTTCTATCATACCTATAAAGAAGACCTGGCACTGTTGAAGGAAATGGGTTTTCGATGTTTCCGAACGAGTATTTCCTGGAGCCGGATTTTCCCGCGCGGCGATGAAGCAGAGCCGAGTGAAAAGGGACTGCAATTTTATGACCGCCTGATTGATCAGATTATCCAGGCCGGCATGGAACCGATCATCACGATTTCACATTACGATATACCGCTGACGCTGGTTACGGAATACGGCGGCTTTGCCAATCGCAAGGTGATTGATTTCTTCGTTCGGTATGCCGGCGTGCTGCTGGAGCGGTTTAAGGGCAAAGTCAAATACTGGATTGTCTGCAACCAGGTGAATCTGGTTCCAACCGTTCAGTTTGGCTCGTTAGGTATTTATGACGATCAGGCGGAAAACATGGAAGAGTTGATGTATCAGGCTGTGCATCATCAGTTTGTAGCAGGAGCACAAGTCGTCGAGCTGGCTAAAACAATCGATCCGCAGGCCAAGATGGGCACGATGCTGGCGGATTGCACCAGTTATCCGGCAACCTGCCGTCCGGAAGATGTTGTGCTGACGATGAAGCGCAATCGGATGCAGTATTTCTTCAGCGACGTTCAGCTGCGTGGCGAATATCCGGTTTATGCCCTACGCTACTTTGAAGAAAAGGGCATTCATCTGCAGATTGAGGAAAAAGATGAAGAATTGATCAAAGCCAATCCGATGCAGTTCCTGGCCCTATCTTACTATTCGACCAAAATCATCGACGCGTCCAAAAACGGCATGGATCCGCGCGACAGCGAACAGAATCCATATTTGAAACCGACGCCGTGGGAATGGCGGATGGATCCGTTAGGATTTTACAATATGCTGAGTCAGTATTGGGATCGCTATCAGATTCCGCTGTTGATTGCAGAGAATGGCTTCGGCGCCCTGGATCAGGTGGAAGCCGATGGTTCGATTCATGATCCGTATCGGATTGATTACTATCGGCAGCATATTGCTCAGCTGAAAGAAGCAGTCAAAGACGGCGTAGAGGTCATCGCTTATTGTGCCTGGGGACCGATTGATATCATTTCTTCCTCCAGCGCAGAAATGTCCAAGCGATATGGTTTCATCTATGTTGATCAGGACGACCTTGGACAGGGAACGAAAAAACGGTCACGCAAGGATTCATTCTACTGGTATCAGAAAGTCATTGCCACCAATGGCGAAGATTTATCGTAA